A genomic segment from Nitrosopumilus sp. K4 encodes:
- a CDS encoding 30S ribosomal protein S17 codes for MTKNIGLKVKEPSRECTDIHCPFHGRLSIRGKLFDGKVTSDKARQTITLQKELPVYFSKFKRYARSKNTIHAHVPECIDVESGDHVLTAECRPISKSVSYVVVEVKA; via the coding sequence ATGACTAAAAACATTGGATTGAAAGTAAAAGAGCCATCAAGAGAATGCACAGACATACACTGCCCATTCCACGGAAGATTATCAATCAGAGGAAAACTGTTTGACGGTAAAGTAACCAGCGACAAAGCAAGACAAACAATCACATTACAAAAAGAACTACCAGTTTACTTTAGTAAATTTAAGAGATATGCAAGAAGCAAGAATACAATTCATGCCCACGTACCTGAATGTATCGATGTAGAATCAGGAGATCATGTCCTTACTGCAGAATGCAGACCAATCTCAAAATCAGTATCATATGTAGTAGTGGAGGTTAAAGCATAA
- a CDS encoding 30S ribosomal protein S8 produces MPATNVLANLFNTLYNNESRRKGDCTILPTSKLGIEVLKTLQKDGYIGEFEHIDDKRGGKFKIKLLAKITKCGAISPRFKVKNDQYNSWEQQYLPAYNRGMLLVTTNQGVMSHHEAVNKGLGGFLIGYVY; encoded by the coding sequence ATGCCAGCAACTAACGTTTTAGCAAACCTGTTCAACACACTATACAACAATGAATCAAGAAGAAAAGGAGATTGTACCATATTGCCAACATCAAAACTAGGAATTGAAGTTCTAAAAACATTGCAGAAAGATGGGTATATTGGAGAGTTTGAACACATAGACGATAAAAGAGGAGGAAAATTCAAAATCAAATTGCTTGCAAAAATTACAAAATGCGGAGCAATCTCACCACGATTCAAAGTAAAAAACGATCAATACAACAGTTGGGAACAGCAATATTTGCCAGCATATAACCGAGGAATGCTGCTTGTTACGACAAACCAAGGCGTAATGTCCCATCATGAAGCAGTAAACAAAGGACTAGGAGGATTTTTGATAGGATATGTCTACTGA
- a CDS encoding ribonuclease P protein subunit, translated as MITSENITSHELIGMNTEVTNSSNPQIIGLNGRIVDETKSMIRINTVNGIKSIAKTSSDFKFNIDSKEIIVKGSNIAKRSFDRLGGKA; from the coding sequence ATGATCACATCAGAAAATATCACATCACATGAATTGATTGGAATGAATACCGAAGTCACAAACTCATCAAATCCACAAATTATAGGATTAAATGGAAGAATTGTTGATGAAACAAAATCAATGATCAGAATCAACACAGTAAACGGAATCAAGTCAATTGCAAAGACAAGTTCAGATTTTAAATTCAACATAGACAGTAAAGAAATAATTGTAAAAGGATCCAACATTGCAAAAAGATCATTTGACAGATTGGGAGGAAAAGCATGA
- a CDS encoding DUF2299 family protein — translation MSKMRDNVERWLIHESLSFNEVKNPENSFHILVKHAGQFGIPIEIFEPKAQPGVLVVGAKVVMKNNQIARYLGFNEDEKAKFEKKVGDFCYSIQAINKILVEDGKQKVGVYVVLDDKADINQQTFFDAIDRVSEMHEKTARFLMKTF, via the coding sequence ATGAGCAAAATGAGAGACAACGTAGAAAGATGGTTGATTCACGAAAGCCTCTCATTTAACGAAGTGAAAAACCCAGAAAACAGTTTTCACATTCTTGTAAAGCATGCAGGGCAATTTGGAATACCCATAGAAATTTTTGAGCCAAAAGCCCAACCAGGAGTGTTAGTTGTTGGTGCCAAAGTCGTAATGAAAAATAACCAGATTGCAAGGTACTTGGGGTTTAATGAGGATGAAAAAGCAAAATTTGAGAAAAAAGTAGGAGATTTTTGCTATTCCATACAAGCAATCAACAAAATACTAGTGGAAGATGGCAAACAGAAAGTAGGAGTGTATGTCGTATTAGATGACAAAGCAGACATAAACCAGCAGACGTTTTTTGATGCAATTGACAGAGTCTCAGAAATGCATGAAAAAACAGCAAGGTTTTTGATGAAGACATTTTAG
- a CDS encoding 50S ribosomal protein L5 yields the protein MSQVTESPMKKIRLEKVVLNMGVGKSGDVIDVAKKALDQISGKKSCAREAKETQRDWGVRKGEPIGVAVTVRGEDAKELLKRLFEAKGNQVNGKAFDNFGNYSFGIREHIDIPGVKYDPQIGILGLGISVTLTRPGYGIRRRSKHKASVGKKHIISKQEAKDYLTKEFGVTVV from the coding sequence ATGTCCCAAGTAACAGAATCCCCAATGAAGAAAATCAGACTAGAGAAAGTCGTTCTCAACATGGGCGTAGGAAAGTCAGGCGATGTCATCGATGTGGCAAAGAAAGCTCTGGATCAAATTTCAGGTAAAAAATCATGTGCCAGAGAAGCTAAAGAAACACAAAGGGATTGGGGTGTAAGAAAAGGAGAGCCAATAGGTGTCGCAGTCACAGTGAGAGGAGAAGATGCAAAAGAATTGTTAAAAAGATTGTTTGAAGCTAAAGGGAATCAAGTAAATGGAAAAGCATTTGACAATTTTGGAAATTATTCGTTTGGAATTAGAGAACATATCGACATTCCAGGAGTAAAATACGATCCACAAATTGGAATTTTAGGATTAGGAATATCAGTTACACTAACAAGACCAGGATATGGAATTAGAAGAAGGAGTAAACACAAAGCAAGTGTTGGAAAGAAGCACATTATCAGCAAACAAGAAGCAAAAGATTATCTAACAAAAGAATTTGGAGTGACTGTAGTATAA
- a CDS encoding 30S ribosomal protein S4e, protein MVSISGSKKLKRQMAPQFWGITRKDKRFVITVRPGPHKKAYSVPTAVFLRDMLKIVTSLREAKASIYSGKVKIDGVVRKSLHHAIGLMDVVELENVSDVYRLVPMEGKLLKPLKINESEKSKKLVRVTSKSTISKGRMQIGFHDGRSTISDTQVSIGDTCLIQIPDQKIIDVIKLEAGCQALVTRGINAGQIGKVESMEEGSFILPKRAALVLGDRKIEIPADIIMAIGKEEPVIQIK, encoded by the coding sequence ATGGTAAGTATTTCAGGTAGTAAAAAACTCAAAAGGCAAATGGCCCCACAGTTTTGGGGGATTACAAGAAAAGACAAAAGATTTGTCATCACAGTTAGACCAGGACCACACAAAAAGGCATATTCTGTTCCAACAGCAGTGTTTCTCAGAGATATGTTAAAGATTGTAACAAGTCTAAGAGAAGCTAAAGCATCAATATACTCCGGAAAAGTAAAGATTGACGGAGTGGTTAGAAAATCACTTCATCATGCAATTGGATTAATGGATGTTGTAGAGTTAGAAAACGTGTCAGATGTATACAGATTAGTTCCAATGGAAGGAAAATTACTGAAACCCTTAAAGATCAATGAATCAGAAAAATCAAAGAAACTAGTCAGAGTCACAAGCAAATCAACCATCAGTAAAGGAAGAATGCAAATAGGATTTCATGACGGTCGTTCGACAATCTCAGACACACAAGTAAGTATTGGAGATACATGTTTAATTCAAATCCCTGATCAAAAAATTATCGATGTAATTAAACTAGAAGCAGGGTGTCAAGCGTTAGTAACAAGAGGAATTAACGCAGGACAAATCGGCAAGGTTGAATCAATGGAAGAAGGTTCGTTTATCCTCCCAAAAAGAGCAGCACTAGTTTTAGGAGATAGAAAAATCGAAATTCCAGCTGACATCATCATGGCAATTGGTAAAGAGGAGCCAGTAATTCAGATAAAGTGA
- a CDS encoding DUF4352 domain-containing protein produces the protein MARMGLVIVIGAIIISMGVAIYAYTLYQTNYVTAVAGEPITVGPIEYVITFDGTHNGNKDTKPENIFVKIRINAKNISNEEIRISGGQFILIDEKLRKHEAVYGAFSAEDLLEDYLEPNKPVSWTTQFDIPYDEQEQLNVTIKPLKPQATVDVGSVCIANC, from the coding sequence ATGGCACGAATGGGTTTGGTCATAGTAATTGGTGCAATAATCATCTCCATGGGGGTTGCAATATACGCATATACACTATACCAGACAAATTATGTGACAGCAGTTGCAGGAGAGCCAATAACTGTCGGTCCCATAGAATATGTCATAACATTTGATGGTACACATAACGGAAACAAGGATACAAAACCAGAAAACATCTTTGTGAAGATAAGGATAAATGCAAAAAACATCAGCAATGAGGAAATCAGGATATCAGGCGGACAGTTTATCCTGATTGATGAAAAATTAAGAAAGCATGAAGCAGTTTATGGTGCATTTTCTGCAGAAGACTTGTTAGAGGACTACCTAGAGCCAAACAAGCCAGTTAGTTGGACAACACAGTTTGATATCCCATATGATGAACAAGAACAGCTAAATGTAACAATAAAACCGCTAAAACCGCAAGCAACAGTTGATGTTGGAAGTGTTTGCATTGCAAATTGTTGA
- a CDS encoding 30S ribosomal protein S14 codes for MAKDRSYEFTGRKKHDFGRGSRWCKRCGDYTAVIQKYDLMICRRCFREVATSLGFRKNR; via the coding sequence ATGGCAAAAGATAGATCATATGAATTTACAGGAAGAAAAAAGCACGATTTTGGAAGAGGTTCCAGATGGTGTAAAAGATGCGGTGATTATACAGCTGTTATTCAGAAATATGACCTCATGATATGCAGACGATGCTTCAGAGAAGTAGCAACATCTTTAGGATTCAGGAAAAATCGGTGA
- a CDS encoding 50S ribosomal protein L14, whose amino-acid sequence MAKQAGKGVEEFRPYVTRSIPVGANIVCADNTGAKILEIVMVQKHKTRVSRLPAAAVGDFCNVVVKKGPAELRKQVYGAVIIRQKYPVRRLNGVRVAFEDNAAVLITPEGEVKGTDIKGPVAAEASEKWPRVANLASMVV is encoded by the coding sequence ATGGCAAAGCAAGCAGGCAAAGGCGTAGAAGAATTTAGACCATACGTCACAAGATCAATCCCTGTAGGCGCCAACATAGTTTGTGCAGATAACACAGGTGCAAAAATTTTAGAAATCGTCATGGTTCAAAAGCACAAAACAAGAGTATCAAGACTTCCAGCAGCAGCAGTTGGCGATTTTTGTAACGTAGTAGTAAAGAAAGGACCTGCAGAATTAAGAAAACAAGTTTATGGTGCAGTAATTATTAGACAAAAATATCCAGTTCGCAGACTAAACGGTGTAAGAGTTGCCTTTGAAGATAACGCAGCTGTTTTGATTACCCCAGAAGGAGAAGTCAAAGGAACAGACATCAAAGGACCAGTAGCAGCAGAAGCTTCAGAAAAATGGCCAAGAGTAGCTAACTTGGCATCAATGGTGGTATGA
- the rplX gene encoding 50S ribosomal protein L24, producing the protein MKPTKMRNSQIYRATYNTKSNQLKSQLSEELRKKYSKKNVRVVEGDSVKIIRGEFKGVDGKIAKVSTEKNSVAIEGVKKEKTKGDKFDVYIHTSNLQITGLNTDDKWRITKLEGKNPAKQQKETPKQETPKETKVETKEKKEDDS; encoded by the coding sequence ATGAAACCAACTAAGATGAGAAACAGTCAGATTTATCGTGCCACATACAACACTAAAAGCAACCAGCTTAAAAGCCAGTTATCAGAAGAGTTAAGAAAAAAATATTCAAAGAAAAACGTTAGAGTTGTTGAAGGAGACAGTGTAAAAATTATTCGTGGGGAGTTCAAAGGTGTTGATGGAAAGATTGCAAAAGTGTCAACAGAAAAAAACAGCGTAGCAATTGAAGGAGTAAAAAAAGAAAAGACAAAAGGAGACAAATTTGATGTATATATTCACACTTCAAATCTCCAAATAACAGGATTAAACACAGATGATAAGTGGAGAATTACAAAACTAGAAGGTAAAAACCCAGCTAAACAACAAAAGGAAACACCAAAACAAGAAACACCTAAAGAAACAAAAGTAGAGACAAAAGAAAAGAAAGAGGATGATAGTTAA
- a CDS encoding 50S ribosomal protein L6 encodes MSTEQVEKFEDVVEIPEGVTITQKKHMLQFQGPLGKTHKSFRNIPVDIEIKDNKVQLKAIGRRKRDYSILHTSRSIIRNICEGLIEGYTIKMKVVFAHFPITVKVEGKTVLIENFQGERAPRTTKIVGNTKVVPKGEDIILTGEVWTDITQTAANIELHTKVKDKDHRVFLDGIYVYEKKKGIEK; translated from the coding sequence ATGTCTACTGAGCAAGTTGAAAAATTTGAAGACGTTGTGGAAATTCCAGAAGGAGTCACAATTACACAAAAAAAACACATGTTACAATTTCAAGGACCACTAGGAAAAACTCACAAGAGTTTTAGAAACATTCCAGTAGACATTGAAATAAAAGATAACAAAGTACAGCTAAAAGCAATCGGTAGAAGAAAGAGAGATTATTCAATACTACATACTTCAAGATCAATCATCAGAAACATCTGCGAAGGTCTTATCGAAGGATATACAATTAAAATGAAAGTTGTTTTTGCACACTTTCCAATCACAGTAAAAGTTGAAGGCAAAACAGTCCTAATTGAAAACTTCCAAGGTGAAAGAGCACCACGAACTACAAAAATAGTAGGCAATACCAAAGTAGTTCCAAAAGGTGAAGACATAATATTAACAGGAGAAGTATGGACAGACATTACACAAACAGCTGCCAACATAGAATTACATACCAAAGTTAAAGACAAAGACCACAGAGTATTCTTAGACGGCATTTATGTCTATGAGAAGAAAAAAGGTATTGAAAAATAG
- a CDS encoding PPOX class F420-dependent oxidoreductase has protein sequence MDEKAKNLFLGKNLVYIATLMKDGSPQLSPVWADFEDEHILVNTAEGRIKHKNVLRDPRVAVSVVSKDNPLDMTTIRGKVVELIPDYDYKHADRLTQQYMGREHYPFKRENEKRIILKIKPERVFVLPELKMNDE, from the coding sequence ATGGATGAAAAAGCCAAAAATTTGTTTTTGGGAAAAAATCTAGTTTACATTGCAACCTTGATGAAAGATGGCTCACCACAACTCTCCCCTGTGTGGGCAGATTTTGAAGATGAACATATTTTGGTAAATACTGCTGAAGGAAGGATAAAACACAAAAACGTTTTGCGTGATCCTCGCGTTGCAGTTTCAGTTGTCTCAAAAGACAACCCTCTTGACATGACAACAATTCGTGGAAAGGTTGTTGAATTAATTCCAGACTATGATTACAAACATGCTGACAGACTAACGCAACAATACATGGGACGTGAACACTATCCTTTCAAAAGAGAAAATGAAAAAAGAATTATTTTGAAAATCAAACCAGAACGTGTTTTTGTTTTGCCTGAACTTAAAATGAATGACGAGTAA
- the rpmC gene encoding 50S ribosomal protein L29, whose translation MSRLSMKTIRALNEKDLKSKIQETRSELAKLRVDGSKGTLRKESGKLKPLRHDIARMLTRLNEMKKK comes from the coding sequence ATGAGCAGATTAAGTATGAAAACAATCAGAGCATTAAATGAAAAAGATCTAAAAAGCAAGATTCAAGAAACACGTAGCGAGCTTGCCAAGCTTAGAGTAGATGGGTCTAAAGGTACATTAAGAAAAGAAAGTGGAAAACTAAAACCATTACGACACGACATAGCAAGAATGCTTACAAGATTAAACGAGATGAAGAAGAAATGA